The following coding sequences are from one Microtus pennsylvanicus isolate mMicPen1 chromosome 1, mMicPen1.hap1, whole genome shotgun sequence window:
- the LOC142851209 gene encoding paired immunoglobulin-like type 2 receptor beta-2, translating into MSLLVSLTGGIPDMASVLLLLLLAACLQAGNPAGSNREYLYGFDQQTHISGVQGDSIEIPFSFYFPWKLAKDPQMRILWRWKHFHGEFIYNSSSGFIHEHFKNRLILNWTQPQASGVLRILDLKEKDQTVYFCRVHLKTKKCTESFQSINGTQLFITPAVRTITKSPSIVTSAVTMAGLEDIEGQRNPSLVSLGATIGVVLATAVLITPVYVMLIFLRWKKR; encoded by the exons atgTCTCTGCTGGTCTCTCTTACTGGAGGGATTCCGGACATGGCTTCggtcctgcttctgctgctgctagCAGCCTGCCTGCAAGCTG GAAACCCAGCAGGATCCAACAGAGAATATCTGTATGGATTTGATCAACAAACACACATCTCTGGTGTCCAGGGCGACTCCATTGAGATCCCCTTCTCCTTCTACTTCCCCTGGAAGTTGGCAAAGGATCCACAGATGAGGATTCTCTGGAGATGGAAGCATTTCCATGGTGAATTTATCTACAACTCTTCCTCGGGTTTCATACATGAGCATTTCAAGAACCGACTCATCCTGAACTGGACACAGCCTCAGGCATCCGGAGTCCTCAGAATCCTGGACTTGAAGGAGAAGGACCAGACAGTGTACTTCTGCCGAGttcatctgaaaacaaaaaaatgcacgGAGAGTTTTCAGTCGATCAATGGGACCCAACTCTTCATCACTCCTG CAGTCAGAACCATCACAAAGAGCCCCTCCATCGTCACCTCTGCAGTCACCATGGCTGGCCTGGAGGACATAGAGGGCCAGAGGAATCCTTCTCTTGTGAGCCTGGGAGCCACGATCGGGGTGGTGTTGGCCACGGCTGTGCTCATAACCCCCGTCTATGTGATGCTGATCTTCCTCAGGTGGAAGAAAAGGTGa